One genomic window of Octopus bimaculoides isolate UCB-OBI-ISO-001 chromosome 2, ASM119413v2, whole genome shotgun sequence includes the following:
- the LOC106869103 gene encoding mitogen-activated protein kinase kinase kinase 2 — protein MEAGDDFESVMGSIKTELERSLRLGNQKVIKAAYANIQKNGEFKIKFEYNSEKRAIQVSRSIPYEDLVHHVIQRYGMKLQMFYTQPNGEFYIPLECQNNLDTAIKLMDRSDRSSSLRIFLTKPADTSDYGSSYSDRSSSLRTSSSESYYNHRDSPSPPPGSLPPHEIHLRHSSSYNSITGEGQFIPEPMHQDEPISCMGLKHTYSPDGSIAGSTSSLDSNYISCHGESYPFRNSARRDSRRSILSDGNKEDMLPGSKMQAFGTFPRGYETGTHMADVERHRTFPRSNNRRPELCSRSVPALLTRGSEGTLSSTRSTSSSSSGLPPDPDLDSPEGRLLMKRNSDMDSPSFGFSDVHFSKSPRAPTNWKKGRLLGPGAFGEVYLCYDEDSGRELAVKQVQISADNAEVSKEVRALENEIQLLRNFHHERIVQYFGCIQGKVLSIFMEYMPGGSLRQQLQNYGPLNENLARKYTRQVLEGLAFLHKNVIVHRDIKCANILKNVQGNVKLGDFGASKRLQSICSMSGMKTVIGTPHWMAPEVINGEGYCRKADIWSLGCTVVEMFTMKPPWPDLESMAAIYKIATSEHPKYELPFHVSDIARDCIRNCFRKNSRERPTAEDLLRHRFIVEGL, from the exons aAAAATGGTGAGTTCAAGATTAAGTTTGAATACAATTCAGAAAAGAG GGCAATCCAAGTGAGTCGGTCGATACCATATGAAGACTTGGTCCATCATGTTATACAACGATATGGTATGAAGCTGCAAATGTTCTACACCCAACCTAATGGAGAA ttttatataccTCTGGAATGCCAAAATAATTTAGATACAGCAATTAAGTTGATGGATCGTAGTGATCGATCTTCAAGTTTGCGTATCTTTCTCACAAAACCAGCAGATACTTCAGATTATGGCAGTTCTTACAGTGATAGATCCTCCAGTCTCAGGACTAGTTCATCTGAATCATATTATAAT CATCGAGATTCACCTAGTCCACCACCTGGTTCATTACCCCCACATGAAATACATCTTCGACATAGCAGTTCCTACAATTCCATTACTGGAGAGGGACAATTCATTCCAGAACCAATGCATCAAGATGAA CCAATTAGCTGTATGGGTCTGAAACACACATATAGTCCTGATGGTTCAATCGCAGGAAGTACATCTTCGTTAGACAGTAATTATATCAGTTGCCA TGGAGAGTCCTATCCTTTTCGGAATTCAGCTCGGCGAGACTCAAGGCGAAGTATTCTTTCAGATGGTAATAAAGAAGATATGCTTCCTG gaaGCAAAATGCAGGCATTTGGTACTTTCCCACGTGGTTATGAAACAGGTACACACATGGCTGATGTTGAAC GTCATCGAACATTTCCTCGCTCTAATAACCGCCGGCCAGAACTTTGCTCTAGGTCAGTCCCAGCATTGCTGACCCGTGGTAGTGAGGGTACACTCAGTAGCACACGcagtaccagtagtagtagtagtggtttaCCACCTGATCCTGATTTGGACTCACCTGAAGGCAGATTATTGATGAAACGGAACAGTGATATGGACAGTCCTAGTTTTGGCTTCTCTGATGTTCATTTTTCTAAAT CTCCCCGAGCACCAACAAATTGGAAGAAAGGTCGGTTACTTGGTCCTGGTGCCTTTGGTGAAGTGTATTTGTGTTATGATGAAGACTCTGGCCGAGAACTAGCAGTCAAACAAGTTCAAATATCAGCAGACAATGCAGAAGTTTCTAAG GAAGTCCGGGCTTTAGAAAATGAAATCCAGCTTCTTCGAAACTTTCATCATGAACGAATTGTTCAATATTTTGGTTGTATACAAGGGAAAGTACTATCAATATTCATGGAATACATGCCTGGG GGTTCTTTACGGCAGCAATTACAAAATTATGGTCCACTAAATGAAAACCTTGCTCGGAAGTACACCCGACAAGTTCTAGAAGGATTAGCATTTCTGCACAAAAATGTTATTGTACATAGAGACATAAAAT gTGCTAATATCTTAAAGAATGTTCAAGGTAATGTTAAGCTTGGAGATTTTGGAGCTTCCAAACGATTACAAAGTATTTGTAGCATGTCAGGAATGAAAACAGTAATTGGAACTCCTCATTGGATGGCGCCGGAAGTTATTAATGGTGAGGGTTACTGTCGGAAAGCTGACATATG gaGTCTTGGTTGTACTGTAGTAGAAATGTTCACAATGAAACCACCTTGGCCTGACCTTGAATCTATGGCTGCTATTTATAAAATTGCTACATCAGAACATCCAAAATATGAACTTCCTTTTCATGTCTCTGATATAGCCAGAGACTGTATTCGAAATTGTTTCAGAAAAAATTCTCGAGAACGTCCTACTGCTGAAGATTTGTTACGCCATAGATTTATAGTCGAAGGTCTATAA